One Oncorhynchus keta strain PuntledgeMale-10-30-2019 chromosome 34, Oket_V2, whole genome shotgun sequence genomic window, ggcatttaaatgactctcagaccatgagaaacaagattgttctgatgaaaccaagattgaactatggcctgaatgccaagcgtcacgcctggaggaaacctggcaccatccctacggtgaagcatggtggaggcagcatcatgctgtggggatgtttttcaacggcagggactacgagactagtcagtatcgagggaaagatgaacagcgcaaagtacagagagatccttgatgaaaacctgctcctgagAGCTCAGACtgcggcgaaggttcaccttccaacaggacgatgactcttaagcacacagccaagacaatgcaggagtggcttcgggacaagtttctgaatgtccttgagtggcccagccagagcccggacttggacccgatctaacatctttggagaaaCATGAAAAGAACTGgtcagcgacgctccccatccaacctgacggggtttgagaggatctgcagagaagaatgggagaaactccccacatacaggtgtgccaagcttgtagcgtctaatcgctgccaaaggggcttcaacaactgagtaaagggtctgaatacttttgtaaatgtcatatttcagtttcaGTGAACTATGCCTTGACTGGTAGTGTTCTCCCCTGTAGGAATGGTCTGGGCCCACCCAAGGATGGAGAGCCTCAGTATGTGGTGGTCCACTGCACTGGATACATCAAGTCCTGGCCCCccacaggtaactaactaacctaTGGCATAGCtcttatatcaaatcaaatgttattggtcacatacacatggttagcagatgttaatgcgagtgtagcgaaatgcttgtgcttctagttccgacagcagcaatatctaacatgtaatctaacaattccccaacaactatctaatacacacaaatataaaggggtgaatgagaatatgtacatataattatatggatgagcgatggccgtgcggcataggcaggatgcaatagatggtataaaatacagtatatacatatgatatgagtaatgtaagatatgtaagcATTATTGAAGtgacattatttaaagtggccttgtttaaagtggctagtgatccatttattaaattgtccggtgattgggtctcaatgtaggcagcaacctctctgagttagtgatggctgtttagcagtctgatggccttgagacagaagatgtttttcagtctctcggtcccagctttgatgcacctgtactgacctcgccttctggatggtagcagtgTGACCatgcagtggttcgggtggttgttgtccttgatgatctttttggccttcctgtgacatcgggtgctgtaggtgtcgtggagggcaggcagtgtatTGAtattaaagaaaggcattgatgtttatggtacattggtgcaacgacagtgcttttttcgcaaatgcgcttgttaaatcatcacccgtttggagaagtaggctgtgattcaatgataaattaacaggcaccgcatcgattaaatgcaacgcaggacactctagataaactagtaatatcatcaaccatgtgtagttaactcgtgattatgttaagattgttttttgtaagatacgtttaatgttagctagcaccttaccttggctccttgctgcactctcgtaacaggtagtcagcctgccacgcagtctcctcgtggagtgcaatgtaaggcaggtggttagagcgttggactagtaacccgaaggttgcaaaaacgaatctccgagttgacaaggtaaaaatatgtcgttctgcccctgaacaaggcagttaacccaccgttcctaggccgtcattgaaaataagaatgtgttcttaacttacttgctaGTCAgacttcctagttaaataaaggtgtaaaaaaaataatcggccaatctgtgtccaaaaatactgattACCGATTGCTATGAAAACTTGAATCGGCCCTatttaatcggccattccgattaatcggtcgacctctagttgagacccagggcctcaagcttaattttgtgcttggagggtactatggtgttgaatgctgagctgtagtcaatgaacagcattcttacataggtattcctcttgtggCAGTGTGAAGGCTTGAATCGCCTGAGGACCTGTTGGGGGGGtatgggtctagggtggccggtaaggtggaggtgatatgatccttgactagtctctcaaagcacttcatgatgactgaagtgagtgctatggggcggtagtcagttagttcagttatctttgccttcttgggtacaggaacaatggtggccatcttgaaacggggacatcagactgagatagggagcgattgaatatgtccgtaaacacaccagcctgtctgtgcatgctctgaggacgcggctggggatgccatctgggccatcAGCCATCCAAGAGTTAACACATTTAagtgttttactcacgtcggccgtgacggtggcactgtattatcttcatagcgggcaaagaaggtgtttagtttgtctggaagcaagatgtTGGTGTCCGTGACGAGGCTTGTtgtctttttgtagtccgtgatttcctgtagaccctgccacatccgtctggtgtctgagctgttgaattgcgactccactttgtccctgtaccgGCATATATCCAATGTATACACTACTGCTGCATACTGAGTCGTGTTTGCCTGCTCGCATTTCAGGGGTGAATCTAACAGATGAGGAAGCAGACAATATTCAGGGGAGTCGCTACTGTCTAGTCGCCATCGGTAGACTTCAGGTAAGATGGGACAACTTAATGTCCAATGTTTGGATGGGCTCATGAAAACCACCATCTTGCAGACACTTGTTCCCCCCTTGTTGTCTAGGTGACCTCTTGCCCGAGCGACACAGACATAAACAGCATCAGCGTTCCGGTGGAGTTCATCTCTCGTCACAACTGCCAGGGCCTCTTTACCTTCGTAGACCACCGCTGCATGGCCACAGTGGGCTACCAGCCTCAGGTAGGCCTCACTCACAGCCTGGGGCTAGAGTAGGACAAACACCCAGCATCGCATTTCATAGTGTATCAGGATACAGTATGTGTTTAAACTGTGTATCAGGATACAGTATGTGTTTAAACTGTGTACCAGGATACAGTATGTGTTTAAACTGTGTATcaggatactgtatgtgtttaaaCTGTGTATCAGGATACAGTATGTGTTTAAACTGTGTATCAGGATACAGTATGTGTTTAAACTGTGTATCAGGATACAGTATGTGTTTAAACTGTGTATCAGGATACAGTATGTGTTTAAACTGTGTATCAGGATACAGTATGTGTTTAAACTGTGTATCAGGATACAGTATGTGTTTAAACTGTGTATCAGGATACAGTATGTGTTTAAACTGTGTACCAGGATACAGTATGTGTTTAAACTGTGTATCAGGATACAGTATGTGTTTAAACTGTGTATCAGGATACAGTATGTGTTTAAACTGTGTACCAGGATACAGTATGTGTTTAAACTGTGTATCAGGATACAGTATGTGTTTAAACTGTGTATCAGGATACAGTATGTGTTTAAACTGTGTACCAGGATACAGTATGTGTTTAAACTGTGTGACACAGCTGTAAGCTTGATCTAACTttttctgtgttgtgtgtgtgttccccaggAACTGCTGGGTAAGAACATATTGGAGCTGGCCCACCCTGAGGACCAGGGTCTGCTGAGAGACAGCTTCCAGCAGGTGGTCAAGCTGAAGGGTCAGGTGCTGTCCGTCATGTTCCGCTTCCTGTCCAAGACCAGAGACTGGCTCTGGATCAGGACCAGCTCCTTCACCTTCCAGAACCCCTTCTCTGAGGAGATAGAGTACATCATCTGTACCAACGCCAACGTCAAGTAGGTgctgtatacacacacagacacacatcatcTGCACCAACGCCAAGTAGgtacatacacacgtacacacacacctgcaccaacgccaagtacatttacatttacatttaagtcatttagcagacgctcttatccagagcgacttataaattggtgcattcaccttatgacatccagtggaacagtcactttacaatagtgcatctaaatcttaaaagggggggggtgagagggattacttatcctatcctaggtattccttaaagaatacctaggataggataagtaatccttaaagaatacctaggataggataagtaatccttctcaccccccttttaagatttagagtAGGTACACACATCACCTGCACCAACGCCaagtaggtacacacacacaaacacacgtacacacacatctGCACCAACTCAAACTTCAAGTACCAACCCGCACACACGTATTATCTGCACCAACGCCaagtaggtacacacacacacacacacacgtattagCTGCACCAACGCCaagtaggtacacacacacacacgtattatCTGCACCAACGCCaagtaggtacacacacacacgtattatCTGCACCAACGCCaagtaggtacacacacacacacacgtattatCTGCACCAACGCCaagtaggtacacacacacacacacgtattatCTGCACCAACGCCaagtaggtacacacacacacacacacgtattatCTGCACCAACGCCaagtaggtacacacacacacacacgtattatCTGCACCAACGCCaagtaggtacacacacacacacacgtattatCTGCACCAACGCCaagtaggtacacacacacacacgtattatCTGCACCAACGCCaagtaggtacacacacacacacacgtattatCTGCACCAACGCCaagtaggtacacacacacacacacacacgtattatCTGCACCAACGCCaagtaggtacacacacacacacgtattatCTGCACCAACGCCaagtaggtacacacacacacacacacacgtattagCTGCACCAACGCCaagtaggtacacacacacacacgtattatCTGCACCAACGCCaagtaggtacacacacacacacgtattatCTGCACCAACGCCaagtaggtacacacacacacacacacgtattatCTGCACCAACGCCaagtaggtacacacacacacacgtattatCTGCACCAACGCCaagtaggtacacacacacacacacgtattatCTGCACCAACGCCaagtaggtacacacacacacacgtattatCTGCACCAACGCCaagtaggtacacacacacacacacgtattatCTGCACCAACGCCaagtaggtacacacacacacacacgtattatCTGCACCAACGCCaagtaggtacacacacacacacgtattatCTGCACCAACGCCaagtaggtacacacacacacacacacacgtattagCTGCACCAACGCCaagtaggtacacacacacacacgtattatCTGCACCAACGCCaagtaggtacacacacacgtattatCTGCACCAACGCCaagtaggtacacacacacacacacacgtattatCTGCACCAACGCCaagtaggtacacacacacacacacgtattatCTGCACCAACGCCaagtaggtacacacacacacacgtattatCTGCACCAACGCCaagtaggtacacacacacacacacgtattatCTGCACCAACGCCaagtaggtacacacacacacacgtattatCTGCACCAACGCCaagtaggtacacacacacacacgtattatCTGCACCAACGCAAGTCACCTGAGTGTGAGACGCCTACAACACATAGACACCACAACTCTATTCCACGTCAACAGCTGAACATCTGCACTCTGTCTAAACAATCTATTGAGCCACCTTAGGAAATGTGATGTCATCTCCTCCAGGATGTGTGTTTGTCAGTATGTTCACCTcctctccatttctttctctcccttcctttcctcctcaccccttctTTTTGTTGTGGGCCAGTAGAACCTCGACTCAGGACACCCTCACCCCCCTCTCGTCCTCAGGGGTGTCTTTGCCCCCCTCGCTGGGGGAGAGCAGTCCTAACTTCCCCCCTGTATCCCACAGCCCAGGGCAGGTGGCTGCCAGGTGAGACCCACTTAACCCCCCTCTGGCATGGGTCAGCTGGGGCTGCTGCTGCTGCGTCACTGGAGACTAcaactctatttctctcttgttCCCTttattctcttgttctctctgttACTTGACTTGACCAGGCCTTTCTGTTTTTGGGTGattccccgtctccctctccctcctcaacaGCAGTAAGATATCCATCATGACCACGGTGTTGGTAATgaaccccctctcctcttttcttcttGGTTACCATAGTGACTGGTGGTGGGGCAGGTGCTGTTGGTTTCCCAAGCAGCGGTGGAGGGCCTTGACACAAATTATATTTTCTGTTGTCACTGCTaacactttttttctctctcttccactcccacttttctccctctaccactctctaccaccccctcttttctccctctaccactctctaccaccccctcttttctccctctaccactctctaccaccccctcttttctccctctaccactctctaccaccccctcttttctccctctaccactctctaccactccctcttttctccctctaccactctctaccactccctcttttctccctctaccactctctaccactccctcttttctccctctaccactctctaccaccccctcttttctccctctaccactctctaccaccccctcttttctccctctaccactctctaccactccctcttttctccctctaccactctctaccactccctcttttctccctctaccactctctaccaccccctcttttctccctctaccactctctaccactccctcttttctccctctaccactctctaccaccccctcttttctccctctaccactctctaccactccctcttttctccctctaccactctctaccaccccctcttttctccctctaccactctctaccaccccctcttttctccctctaccactctctaccactccctcttttctccctctaccactctctaccacccctcttttctccctctaccactctctaccactccctcttttctccctctaccactctctaccaccccctcttttctccctctaccactctctaccacccctcttttctccctctaccactctctaccaccccctcttttctccctctaccactctctaccactccctcttttctccctctaccactctctaccacccctcttttctccctctaccactctctaccactccctcttttctccctctaccactctctaccaccccccttttctccctctaccactctctaccacccctcttttctccctctaccactctctaccactccctcttttctccctctaccactctctaccactccctcttttctccctctaccactctctaccacccctcttttctccctctaccactctctaccactccctcttttctctctaccactctctaccaccccctcttttctccctctaccactctctaccactccctcttttctccctctaccactctaccaccccctcttttctccctctaccactctctaccactccctcttttctccctctaccactctctaccactccctcttttctccctctaccactctctaccactccctcttttctccctctaccactctctaccactccctcttttctccctctaccactctctaccactccctctttctccctctaccactctctaccaccccctcttttctccctctaccactctctaccactccctcttttctccctctaccactctctaccactccctcttttctccctctaccactctctaccactccctcttttctccctctaccactctctaccactccctcttttctccctctaccactctctaccaccccctcttttctccctctaccactctctaccaccccctcttttctccctctaccactctctaccaccccctcttttctccctctaccactctctaccaccccctcttttctccctctcttttgtctctctccctttccagaCAGttgcagcagcagcaagcagagttggggggaggagggagagatggtctGTACGAGGCAGGACAGGTTACACTTCCACAGGTAAGACTAGCACTGACTAAAACACAGACCTAACTGGGGCCTCAACCACAGGGGAGCTTGTTGTGGGGTTATCTCACTGTATGTGTGATCGTTCTATTGTTCGCTGTAACATGGACAATAAATTATTGACCGCTTGTTGACCGTTGTCCATGTCAGATGCCTGTCCAGGCCGTGACCGCAGCTGGAACTGACCACAGTAAGACCAGGGACAAGGCAGAGATGCACCCCTCCATGTACCCCAACCCAGACCAGGCCAAGTTCCTGCCCTCCACCTCTGCCCCCGGAGTGCCCATCTACCCTCAGGACAACAACTACACCACTGCCAACCGCTCCAACGACACATACAGCAGGTATGACCACTAGCCTCTGTTGTACTGTTTTAAACGGATCTAAGGGCCATGTATACTGAATAAGAGATGGTCATTTCCTGTTGTTATGAACTAATTCCAGGTCAGTAGGGATGGCTCAGATGGTGCAGCCATCCCACTCCGCAGGCCAGGTGCTGGCTCAGATGGTGCAGCCATCCCACTCCGCAGGCCAGGTGCTGGCTCAGATGTCCCGTCAGAACGGGGCACCCCCCTCCAACAGCAGCCCCCTACAGGGAGGGGCAGCGGTGAGCTGGCCGGGGCCAGCAGCAGGGGCTAGACCCCCCTTCAACAACCAGGTGAGACAGCTGGCAGCTGCAGGTAGAAGCTGTCCACTCAGCCTGAAGTTTAGATCCTCTGTTGTTGCCCAAAGTGCTACAGATCTAGAATCTTAATTTAAgactattataattattataaatTGTTTGTGGAAATTACAATTGTCAGAAGctttttttaaaactcaaatacaaTACAAGTTTTGGCTGCATTGCAGGACAGTTTTCCTTGAACAGGGTTATGAAATGtaaatcctacatctgtagttggCCTGATGGGGATGAGTGCTCTGAGGTTCTTTCTGTAGTTGGCGTGATGGGGATGAGTGCTCTGAGGTTCTTTCTGTAGCTGGCCTGATGGGGATGAGTGCTCTGAGGTTCTTTCTGTAGTTGGCGTGATGGGGATGAGTGCTCTGAGGTTCTTTCTGTAGCTGGCCTGATGGGGATGAGTGCTCTGAGGTTCTTTCTGTAGTTGGCGTGATGGGGATGAGTGCTCTGAGGTTCTTTCTGTAGCTGGCGTGATGGGGATGAGTGCTCTGAGGTTCTTTCTGTAGCTGGCGTGATGGGGATGAGTGCTCTGAGGTTCTTTCTGTAGTTGGCGTGATGGGGATGAGTGCTCTGAGGTTCTTTCTGTAGCTGGCGTGATGGGGATGAGTGCTCTGAGGTTCTTTCTGTAGTTGGCGTGATGGGGATGAGTGCTCTGAGGTTCTTTCTGTAGCTGGCGTGATGGGGATGAGTGCTCTGAGGTTCTTTCTGTAGCTGGCCTGATGGGGATGAGTGCTCTGAGGTTCTTTCTGTAGCTGGCGTGATGGGGATGAGTGCTCTGAGGTTCTTTCTGTAGCTGGCGTGATGGGGATGAGTGCTCTGAGGTTCTTTCTGTAGCTGGCGTGATGGGGATGAGTGCTCTGAGGTTCTTGCATCTCTGTATCTTAGCGTTGTAAAGGACCTCATCTTTTATtcctgtgtagtctgtgtttTGAGTATCACACCCAGACAGTTTCAACAGTAAATGTATAACAGAAACCTTGTACGTTTATGAAGTGTGAATAATAACATGGTGTTGTTCACCACCCGCCCAGCAGGTGGTGCCCCAGGCAGGGAAGGCCCTGTCTCCCCAGTTTGCCATGGGGAGTTTTGTTGGGGGCTCTTCCTCCTCATTTGGGGCGATGCCCACCACTGCCGCTCCGACCCCCACCATGGGGGCTAACTACCCAAATATCAACCCCCGCGCCAGCCTCAATACCAACGGATACGGTACGTGAccctgagagagagtgtgtgtgtgtgtgtgtgtgtgtgtgtgtgtgtgtgtgtgtgtgtgtgtgtgtgtgtgtgtgtgtgtgtgtgtgtgtgtgtgtgtgtgtgtgtgtcaactacAGTACAGTGTttttatgtgtttgtgtatgctgGTGTAGTTAGATACTGAATCGCCCATTGTCTCTGATAGATGGCTTGGGGTCGGGGCCGCAGTTCCCCTCCAGGGCAGCGGAGGCAGTGTGGCCCCAGTGGCAGGGCCAGCAGCaagctcagaacagggcagagcagcACCCCCACACACAGAACAACCAGCCTGACATCTTCCTgtaagtctctctccctctacctataTCAATCTGCCTTTCTCTTCCCAATGTCTCTATCTGTACCTTTTGTtatgtgttgtcatgttgcttTCAAGctaaatctttctctctctctaggatgttCTCGCCATGCTGGACCAGCCGGCCAACTTCAACAACGATGACTTTGAGATTCCCATCTACCCCTCTTTCAACGAGTGACCCCACATACACTCTTCCActtacctcctctgtctctcaaatgtctccttctctctcatttgGTGCACTTTTGCTCTCTTTCTTCGCCTTTCGTGATCCAAAGAGAGCATGTCTAGTTATCGCTCAGATGATTGTACTGCCAGGGTGGAGAAAGCGAGTTAATcagggaaaagagagagtgaaatCAAGTATAGGTATGCAAATGCAGGTTCAATAAACAcgtgaaagggggagagagagagaagagattcaGGGTTCAGCGATAGTTGGGCAAATGTAAAATGACATCTGTAGCGAGCACTGCCCAAGCTCCACAGCCAGTGGATTTGTTGTAGAGATGTAACACACCTGAGCATGCACAAGGCCCTGAGGCAGGCACTGCTTCACCAGTAACACACAAACATGGCCTTTCACTAACCGAGTCAGCTGTGTGTTTAGATCTATGCTGCTCCACTGGTCTGTACATCATATGGATAGATCAGTCCAATCATTCACTTGAAGTCTCAGGCAATCCAGGTGATCTACAGCTTTGGGGGAATATgtgggaatatatatatatatatgggaatATTCTGATCTGAAGCCTGTGAATATCCTCTATCTGCTCCCCTCGCTGTTTTAGCTTAGCAACCCGTAGCATGTTCAAAAGGACACTGTCCTCACGCAGGCAGATTTATACGAACACTGTACAAACACTTTTATATTTGTACATTGACGATGTCACCTATGAATGTGGTTATGTTGGTTTCAggtggaaaagagggagagatgtctatgactagtgaagggaggaggttgagagagatgTCTAGGACTAGTGAAgggaggaggttgagagagatgTCTAGGACTAGTGAAgggaggaggttgagagagatgTCTAGGACTAGTGAAgggaggaggttgagagagatgtctatgactagtgaagggaggaggttgagagagatgtctatgactagtgaagggaggaggttgagagagatgtctatgactagtgaagggaggaggttgagagagatgtctatgactagtgaagggaggaggttgagagagatgTCTAGGACTAGTGAAgggaggaggttgagagagatgTCTAGGACTAGTGAAgggaggaggttgagagagatgTCTAGGACTAGTGAAgggaggaggttgagagagatgtctatgactagtgaagggaggaggttgagagagatgtctatgactagtgaagggaggaggttgagagagatgtctatgactagtgaagggaggaggttgagagagatgTCTAGGACTAGTGAAgggaggaggttgagagagatgTCTAGGACTAGTGAAgggaggaggttgagagagatgTCTAGGACTAGTGAAgggaggaggttgagagagatgtctatgactagtgaagggaggaggttgagagagatgTCTAGGACTAGTGAAgggaggaggttgagagagatgtctatgactagtgaagggaggaggttgagagagatgtctatgactagtgaagggaggaggttgagagagatgTCTAGGACTAGTGAAgggaggaggttgagagagatgTCTAGGACTAGTGAAgggaggaggttgagagagatgTCTAGGACTAGTGAagggggaggttgagagagatgtctatgactagtgaagggaggaggttgagagagatgtctatgactagtgaatggaggaggttgagagagatgtctatgactagtgaagggaggaggttgagagagatgtctatgactagtgaagggaggaggttgagagagatgTGTATGACTAGTGAAgggaggaggttgagagagatgtctatgactagtgaagggaggaggttgagagagatgtctatgactagtgaagggaggaggttgagagagatgtctatgactagtgaagggaggaggttgagagagatgtctatgactagtgagggggagagagatgtctatgactagtgagggggagagagatgtctatgactagtgagggggagagagatgtctatgactagtgaagggaggaggttgagagagatgtctatgactagtgagggggagagagatgtctatgactagtgagggggagagagatgtctatgactagtgagggggagagagatgtctatgactagtgagggggagagagatgtctatgactagtgaagggaggaggttgagagagatgtctatgactagtgagggggagagagatgtctatgactagtgagggggagagagatgtctatgactagtgagggggagagagatgtctatgactagtgagggggagagagatgtctatgactagtgagggggagagagatgtctatgactagtgaggggagagagatgtctatgactagtgagggggagagagatgtctatgactagtgagggggagagagatgtctatgactagtgagggggagagagatgtctatgactagtgaggggagagagatgtctatgactagtgagggggagagagatgtctatgactagtgagggggagagagatgtctatgactagtgagggggagagagatgtctatgactagtgagggggagagagatgtctatgactagtgagggggagagagatgtctatgactagtgaggggagagagatgtctatgactagtgaggggagagagatgtctatgACTAGTGAGATGTCTATGGAGAGAGATGTCTAGgactagtgagggggagagagatgtctatgactagtgagggggagagagatgtctatgactagtgagggggagagagatgtctatgactagtgaaggggagagagatgtctatgactagtgaaggggagagagatgtctatgactagtgaaggggagagagatgtctatgactagtgaggggagagagatgtctatgactagtgagggggagagagatgtctatgacgagtgagggggagagagatgtctgactagtgagggggagagagatgtctatgacgagtgaggggaagagggggataTGAAACTACAACCTGATGTATTCCTACATATACCCAGTATATAAGTCAAGTGTTTATATACGGTTATCTGTCTACTGGAGGTGTTTGTATAACTTTATTGATCTCAACCTGAATGCACAGCAATCCCAGGGTCCCT contains:
- the LOC127915299 gene encoding trichohyalin-like isoform X14; this translates as MSPMNVVMLVSGGKEGEMSMTSEGRRLREMSRTSEGRRLREMSRTSEGRRLREMSRTSEGRRLREMSMTSEGRRLREMSMTSEGRRLREMSMTSEGRRLREMSMTSEGRRLREMSRTSEGRRLREMSRTSEGRRLREMSRTSEGRRLREMSMTSEGRRLREMSMTSEGRRLREMSMTSEGRRLREMSRTSEGRRLREMSRTSEGRRLREMSRTSEGRRLREMSMTSEGRRLREMSRTSEGRRLREMSMTSEGRRLREMSMTSEGRRLREMSRTSEGRRLREMSRTSEGRRLREMSMTSEGRRLREMSMTSEGRRLREMSMTSEGRRLREMSMTSEGERDVYD
- the LOC127915299 gene encoding arginine/serine-rich coiled-coil protein 2-like isoform X35 yields the protein MSPMNVVMLVSGGKEGEMSMTSEGRRLREMSRTSEGRRLREMSRTSEGRRLREMSMTSEGRRLREMSMTSEGRRLREMSRTSEGRRLREMSRTSEGRRLREMSRTSEGRRLREMSRTSEGRRLREMSMTSEGRRLREMSRTSEGRRLREMSMTSEGRRLREMSMTSEGRRLREMSRTSEGRRLREMSRTSEGRRLREMSMTSEGRRLREMSMTSEWRRLREMSMTSEGRRLREMSMTSEGRRLREMCMTSEGRRLREMSMTSEGRRLREMSMTSEGRRLREMSMTSEGRRLREMSMTSEGERDVYD
- the LOC127915299 gene encoding arginine/serine-rich coiled-coil protein 2-like isoform X33; this encodes MSPMNVVMLVSGGKEGEMSMTSEGRRLREMSRTSEGRRLREMSMTSEGRRLREMSRTSEGRRLREMSMTSEGRRLREMSMTSEGRRLREMSRTSEGRRLREMSRTSEGRRLREMSRTSEGRRLREMSMTSEGRRLREMSRTSEGRRLREMSMTSEGRRLREMSMTSEGRRLREMSRTSEGRRLREMSRTSEGRRLREMSMTSEGRRLREMSMTSEWRRLREMSMTSEGRRLREMSMTSEGRRLREMCMTSEGRRLREMSMTSEGRRLREMSMTSEGRRLREMSMTSEGRRLREMSMTSEGERDVYD
- the LOC127915299 gene encoding arginine/serine-rich coiled-coil protein 2-like isoform X29; this translates as MSPMNVVMLVSGGKEGEMSMTSEGRRLREMSRTSEGRRLREMSRTSEGRRLREMSRTSEGRRLREMSMTSEGRRLREMSMTSEGRRLREMSMTSEGRRLREMSMTSEGRRLREMSRTSEGRRLREMSRTSEGRRLREMSRTSEGRRLREMSMTSEGRRLREMSMTSEGRRLREMSMTSEGRRLREMSRTSEGRRLREMSRTSEGRRLREMSRTSEGRRLREMSMTSEGRRLREMSRTSEGRRLREMSMTSEGRRLREMSMTSEGRRLREMSMTSEGRRLREMSMTSEGRRLREMSMTSEGERDVYD
- the LOC127915299 gene encoding trichohyalin-like isoform X13, with the protein product MSPMNVVMLVSGGKEGEMSMTSEGRRLREMSRTSEGRRLREMSRTSEGRRLREMSRTSEGRRLREMSMTSEGRRLREMSMTSEGRRLREMSMTSEGRRLREMSMTSEGRRLREMSRTSEGRRLREMSRTSEGRRLREMSRTSEGRRLREMSMTSEGRRLREMSMTSEGRRLREMSMTSEGRRLREMSRTSEGRRLREMSRTSEGRRLREMSRTSEGRRLREMSMTSEGRRLREMSRTSEGRRLREMSMTSEGRRLREMSMTSEGRRLREMSRTSEGRRLREMSRTSEGRRLREMSMTSEGRRLREMSMTSEGRRLREMSMTSEGRRLREMCMTSEGRRDVYD